The following are encoded together in the Bacillus sp. V2I10 genome:
- a CDS encoding SGNH/GDSL hydrolase family protein has product MNKIVTICVIVISVCVIVLGNIHWKQKISSAQEQAAEKKTEVPAAAVEEEPDWMAKSANLPDPIKEKMKLFQETAKPVKIVAVGSESTPSDHAGWPKLVQTNLNKAYGQNMFSLQVLSYKEGTTITFISKNYVEQVNKLKPDMIIFEPFTLNDNGKVGLPNSLKNMKQIIGSFKTENPEAIIYLQPPHPIFDATYYPQDVEALKDFAKENKLNYLDHWTNWPDQKNEKIKEHAYRKSGSTECRGKQGLGRILNKLLCENHGIDPIKRDLFFYLILETITKPVGLYVKILLESKFWRQSTCI; this is encoded by the coding sequence ATGAATAAAATTGTTACAATATGCGTAATCGTCATAAGCGTTTGCGTGATTGTATTAGGAAATATCCACTGGAAACAGAAAATCAGTTCAGCCCAGGAACAGGCTGCGGAGAAAAAAACTGAAGTGCCTGCTGCCGCCGTTGAAGAGGAACCTGATTGGATGGCAAAATCCGCTAATCTTCCAGATCCAATCAAAGAGAAGATGAAGCTTTTTCAAGAGACTGCGAAACCTGTAAAAATTGTCGCTGTCGGATCTGAAAGCACACCATCTGACCATGCCGGATGGCCGAAATTAGTTCAGACTAACTTAAACAAAGCTTACGGACAAAATATGTTTTCTCTTCAAGTTCTATCCTACAAAGAAGGCACGACCATTACGTTTATCAGTAAAAATTACGTGGAACAAGTCAACAAACTTAAACCGGATATGATCATCTTCGAACCTTTCACTTTAAACGATAATGGAAAAGTAGGTTTGCCAAATTCATTAAAAAACATGAAACAAATTATCGGAAGCTTTAAAACAGAAAATCCAGAAGCGATTATCTATCTTCAGCCTCCTCATCCAATCTTCGACGCCACCTACTATCCGCAGGACGTAGAAGCATTAAAAGACTTTGCAAAAGAAAACAAACTCAACTATCTCGATCATTGGACAAACTGGCCGGATCAGAAGAATGAAAAAATTAAAGAACATGCTTACAGAAAATCAGGCAGCACCGAATGCAGAGGGAAACAAGGTCTGGGCAGAATACTTAACAAATTACTTTGTGAAAACCACGGAATAGATCCTATTAAAAGGGATCTATTTTTTTATCTTATTTTGGAAACTATTACAAAACCTGTCGGATTATATGTTAAGATTTTACTAGAATCTAAATTTTGGAGGCAAAGTACGTGTATCTAA
- a CDS encoding fibronectin type III domain-containing protein, with product MKRMLSVFMILSLLITMALPYTAAAEEGTLIGFHSYKNTGKGIQLLWTATSVSVEPETFVLKKNDQENGIEAKLVDELKNRDGSTARTYEYIDEDVKENETYTYLVKLAGDESVQTEAITVVYKKGHDDSGTPVNPGEPVVIDDKFILNARAEGTSIIVSWPKYNVTETVEYQLFQDGKFVQSFSEAGEYVSKDLAPDTTYAFTMKVIAGDKLLDTKETSAQTEEAQKPNYTVFFYQVNDSSFEASWFLDGAVSYNVYLDGKLILEKTNETENIFTDLKAATEYEVKASAFDIDGKMISEAAVKGKTKEAAKGKTIEFKDKNLKLAVQEQLRIQRDVTESDLEKLTYLNASPYEIKDLSGLEYAVNLQHLELAGNRLNSFEALKSFTKLEYLDLSMSGASDFSPLNSLTNLHSLLLADTSFKDLKHFQKLTNLKLLDLSWTGVKDVSVLESFHQLEEINLSYTEVKSIKGLANLPSLQKVIIYGSGYIDILDETGLFNDSVEFVYDDSLNMYITQVKPGDLNAAIEWEYEGEGRLAAYEVTINGKKEKIETSKKSYRYVASGLNPDNQYSFSVQAFSKEGKLLGFTNGMFSTLKTPSGEKVIFTDAKLNKAMKEYFGFKRDIVESDMEHLTELDLTGAGIRDLSGLETAKNLKMLGLSGNDLKNLKPIESLTGMTFLLLDGNRLQDFSSLKKWPNLQYLDLSDTGIKDLSVLASLKELGALGLAYNGLDDLTELPALEQLGSLYIGGNDLSSLKGIERLTGLTELSLSENESITGIEELTALKDLQYLDLSLTSIENIQLLLELDSLVLVLLFEIDTLDLTEGSEAFDVITQLREKGVHVEYDYEEEEFWIYASRATEDSLEISWEYFGEEELDHYKVLVNGEVIADKVDGYEYSYWIRGLASDTSYDIEVQAYNSEDQLLFSAETTEITEKSPEGPVVQFKDDNLRDMIKEQLGLSRDIRSSDMERLQDLFLADMDIKDLTGLEYASNLMYVYILNNESELDLFPLSGLSIYDLSIENSKLKSYEKIAEMENLVSLSIRNNQLKDLSFLKGSEQLAYLDLSHNKIKNLSALSNLDELAELVLHDNQIEQLGDADLEGLISLEMSKNPLKDLTGLERFESLEVVTLERTELKNIEELLDLEDLSLVSLYGINTLDLSAGSDADLVVQELRERGVTVQIDITNYPEIHIDDVTQHTISFSWDKMFEGSEGSYTIIVDGVYTGEEEPLPASETSYELTDLEPGTTYLIEVYGETEEFGNFASIEVTTLPEDEEGMKQAELYLINEEEQPVGKAEFMIAGLDVNNEDVVYEGYSDENGQLIDDLQAAEGKFNLKVGAYSLFVYSEGVEYEYEFEIEEDQDYMKNPLLFVLGSERTETGETGEETPDKVEQPEKESANQPILPQKAIPASGIRENELPKTATTMYQSVFFGTILMMAGAALYAARRKKA from the coding sequence ATGAAAAGAATGCTGTCGGTTTTTATGATTTTATCTTTGCTTATTACCATGGCATTGCCTTATACGGCGGCAGCTGAAGAAGGGACGCTAATTGGGTTTCATTCGTATAAAAACACAGGGAAAGGGATTCAGTTATTGTGGACAGCCACATCGGTGTCCGTTGAACCTGAAACATTTGTCCTGAAGAAAAATGATCAGGAGAATGGGATTGAAGCCAAGCTTGTAGATGAACTGAAAAATAGAGATGGTTCAACTGCGAGAACATACGAATACATTGATGAAGACGTAAAGGAAAACGAAACGTATACATATCTTGTAAAGCTCGCTGGGGACGAATCCGTTCAGACAGAGGCTATTACTGTTGTGTACAAAAAAGGCCATGATGACAGCGGAACTCCTGTTAACCCAGGTGAACCTGTTGTGATCGATGATAAATTTATCTTAAATGCAAGAGCTGAAGGTACATCTATTATCGTGTCCTGGCCAAAGTACAATGTCACTGAAACAGTGGAATATCAATTGTTTCAGGACGGGAAATTTGTTCAGAGCTTCAGTGAGGCAGGCGAATACGTCTCTAAGGATCTAGCGCCTGACACAACCTATGCATTCACAATGAAAGTGATAGCGGGAGACAAGCTTCTCGATACGAAAGAAACAAGTGCTCAAACAGAAGAAGCGCAAAAACCAAACTACACGGTGTTCTTTTACCAAGTAAATGATTCATCGTTTGAAGCAAGCTGGTTTTTAGACGGCGCAGTTTCTTATAATGTGTATCTGGACGGAAAATTAATCCTGGAGAAAACAAATGAAACAGAAAATATCTTCACTGATTTGAAGGCAGCCACTGAATATGAGGTGAAAGCGTCCGCATTTGATATAGATGGAAAGATGATCAGCGAAGCAGCAGTTAAAGGGAAAACGAAGGAAGCGGCTAAAGGTAAAACGATTGAGTTTAAGGATAAAAACCTAAAGCTTGCCGTACAGGAGCAGCTTCGGATTCAAAGAGATGTCACGGAAAGTGATTTAGAGAAACTGACTTATTTAAATGCTTCTCCATATGAAATTAAGGATTTGTCCGGCCTCGAATATGCAGTGAATTTGCAGCATTTAGAACTTGCAGGAAACAGATTGAATAGTTTTGAGGCGTTAAAATCATTTACCAAGCTCGAGTATCTGGATTTATCGATGTCTGGTGCATCTGATTTTTCACCGCTTAATTCTTTAACGAACTTACACAGTCTGCTGCTTGCAGACACAAGCTTCAAGGATCTTAAACACTTTCAGAAGCTGACGAATTTAAAGCTTTTGGATTTAAGCTGGACAGGCGTTAAAGATGTGTCTGTTTTAGAATCATTTCATCAGCTTGAGGAAATCAATCTGTCTTATACAGAGGTTAAGAGTATTAAAGGGCTGGCTAACCTTCCATCTCTGCAAAAGGTCATTATTTATGGATCTGGCTATATCGATATTCTTGATGAAACCGGCCTTTTTAATGACTCGGTGGAATTTGTCTATGACGACAGCCTGAACATGTATATCACTCAAGTTAAGCCTGGAGATCTTAACGCAGCTATTGAATGGGAGTATGAAGGCGAGGGGCGCCTTGCTGCTTATGAAGTGACTATCAATGGGAAAAAAGAAAAAATAGAAACAAGCAAAAAATCTTACCGCTACGTTGCATCAGGCTTGAATCCGGATAATCAGTATTCTTTTTCTGTACAGGCTTTCAGTAAGGAAGGGAAGCTGCTTGGCTTTACGAACGGCATGTTCTCTACCTTAAAAACGCCGTCTGGGGAAAAAGTGATATTTACAGATGCTAAGCTTAATAAAGCGATGAAAGAGTACTTTGGCTTCAAACGGGACATCGTAGAGAGCGATATGGAGCATCTTACAGAGCTTGATCTGACGGGTGCCGGGATTCGAGATTTATCTGGCCTGGAAACAGCCAAGAATCTTAAAATGCTTGGCTTATCAGGGAATGATCTTAAAAACCTTAAACCAATTGAAAGCCTGACAGGAATGACGTTCCTTCTTTTGGACGGAAACCGTCTGCAGGATTTCTCATCCTTAAAGAAATGGCCGAACCTGCAGTATTTAGATCTTTCTGATACAGGGATTAAAGATCTTTCTGTCCTTGCTTCATTGAAAGAGCTGGGCGCACTTGGTCTTGCTTATAATGGATTGGATGATCTTACTGAACTGCCTGCGCTTGAGCAATTAGGCTCTCTTTATATAGGAGGCAATGATCTTTCCTCCCTTAAAGGGATTGAAAGATTAACAGGATTAACCGAACTCAGTCTGAGCGAAAATGAATCGATTACAGGAATTGAAGAGTTGACTGCTTTAAAAGATCTGCAATACCTGGATCTTTCGTTAACATCGATAGAAAATATACAGCTATTGCTTGAGCTTGATTCTTTAGTTCTCGTTCTCTTATTTGAGATCGATACGCTTGATTTGACGGAGGGATCTGAGGCTTTTGATGTCATCACACAGCTTAGAGAAAAAGGTGTCCATGTTGAGTATGACTATGAGGAAGAAGAGTTTTGGATTTATGCTTCAAGAGCAACGGAAGACTCGCTGGAAATCTCTTGGGAATACTTTGGGGAAGAAGAGCTGGATCATTACAAAGTCTTAGTCAATGGTGAAGTAATAGCAGATAAAGTAGACGGCTATGAGTACAGCTATTGGATCAGAGGTCTGGCTTCAGACACTTCCTATGATATAGAAGTTCAGGCTTACAATTCAGAGGATCAGCTGCTGTTCAGTGCTGAAACAACTGAAATAACAGAGAAATCTCCTGAAGGTCCAGTTGTTCAATTTAAAGATGACAATTTAAGAGACATGATTAAAGAACAGCTTGGTTTAAGCCGGGATATTCGCTCGAGTGATATGGAGCGCCTTCAGGATTTATTCCTTGCAGATATGGATATTAAAGATTTAACGGGCTTGGAATATGCCTCAAACCTAATGTATGTCTATATTCTAAACAATGAGTCTGAACTGGATTTATTCCCTCTTAGCGGGCTATCCATTTACGATTTGTCGATCGAAAACTCGAAACTGAAAAGCTATGAAAAGATTGCAGAAATGGAAAACCTGGTTTCCCTCTCTATTAGAAATAACCAGCTTAAAGATCTTTCGTTTTTAAAGGGATCAGAACAGCTTGCTTATCTTGATCTTTCTCATAATAAAATCAAGAACCTTTCCGCTCTTTCTAATCTGGATGAGTTAGCAGAGCTAGTGCTGCATGATAATCAGATTGAACAGTTGGGAGATGCGGATTTAGAAGGGCTTATCTCTCTGGAAATGTCCAAGAATCCATTGAAAGATTTAACTGGATTAGAAAGATTTGAGTCACTGGAAGTTGTCACATTGGAAAGAACTGAGTTAAAAAATATTGAAGAGCTGTTGGATCTTGAAGACTTGAGCCTGGTCTCGCTCTACGGAATCAATACACTTGATCTGTCCGCAGGATCTGATGCTGACCTGGTCGTTCAGGAATTGAGAGAGAGAGGCGTCACAGTTCAGATTGACATTACGAATTATCCTGAGATCCATATTGATGATGTGACACAGCATACCATCTCTTTTTCGTGGGATAAAATGTTTGAAGGATCAGAAGGTTCTTATACCATAATCGTTGATGGAGTGTATACAGGAGAAGAAGAGCCTCTGCCTGCTTCTGAAACATCATACGAGTTGACCGATTTAGAGCCTGGTACAACGTATCTCATTGAAGTCTATGGTGAAACAGAAGAGTTTGGAAACTTCGCGTCGATCGAAGTAACGACTCTGCCAGAAGACGAAGAAGGTATGAAGCAGGCTGAGCTTTATCTGATAAATGAGGAAGAACAGCCGGTTGGAAAAGCCGAGTTTATGATAGCCGGTCTTGATGTAAACAATGAAGACGTTGTATATGAAGGCTACTCTGATGAAAATGGACAGCTGATTGATGACCTTCAGGCAGCTGAAGGGAAATTCAATCTGAAAGTCGGTGCCTACAGCCTCTTTGTTTACAGTGAAGGCGTCGAGTACGAATATGAATTTGAAATTGAAGAAGACCAAGACTATATGAAAAATCCGCTGCTGTTTGTTTTAGGATCTGAAAGAACTGAGACAGGTGAGACAGGTGAAGAAACTCCGGATAAAGTAGAGCAGCCGGAAAAAGAAAGCGCGAATCAGCCAATTTTGCCTCAGAAAGCAATACCTGCTTCTGGCATCAGGGAGAATGAACTTCCGAAAACAGCAACAACGATGTATCAGTCAGTCTTTTTTGGAACAATCCTCATGATGGCGGGTGCTGCCTTGTATGCAGCACGTCGAAAAAAGGCGTAA
- a CDS encoding S8 family serine peptidase, whose protein sequence is MKVKLKRSLFLLFAFLLVFSNAALAAVPTPQKGNANTEVKKNAGKQSIKKSDAEKQYKSTDKVRVIVEVEGEPAITYATKQGKKFDALAKSKQEELKANALKEQKAVKNQISAKSIGMKFEQEFTTVVNGFSGEVEYGKIALLEKLTGVNKVTIAHEYERPAAMPEMKYSKDLVEARESWDLGYDGEGMIVGIIDTGIDPSHRDMILSDDTVPALTEGSVGDAVSDLNLPGKYYTEKVPYGYNYMDENEEILDLGPGASMHGMHVGGTVGANGDEENGGLKGVAPEAQLLALKVFGNDPEMPSTWSDIYVKAIDDSIQLGADVLNMSLGSTASFVLPEDPEQQAIARAVENGVVMSVSAGNSAHLGNGWANPYASNPDVGVVGSPGLSYDSLQVASIENSTIDLDAMKVQVDGADFGTIGYQKQDGPKFLDKFKGQKLDIVYVGDGQSAQYEGKDVKGKVVFAVRTGGYFYANIQKTAEATRRCRCDHPRIACTWRLCEHGFRQTFNSIGFFKHCRW, encoded by the coding sequence TTGAAGGTTAAACTGAAAAGATCGTTATTTTTACTGTTCGCTTTCTTGCTGGTTTTCTCAAATGCAGCATTAGCAGCGGTTCCGACACCGCAAAAGGGAAATGCCAATACTGAGGTTAAGAAAAATGCCGGCAAGCAATCTATTAAAAAATCAGACGCTGAAAAACAATATAAGAGTACGGACAAAGTTCGTGTAATTGTCGAAGTCGAGGGCGAGCCAGCAATTACATATGCAACAAAGCAAGGGAAGAAATTCGATGCTCTTGCAAAATCAAAGCAGGAAGAGCTGAAAGCGAACGCTTTGAAGGAGCAAAAAGCGGTTAAAAACCAAATATCTGCTAAAAGCATCGGAATGAAATTCGAACAGGAATTTACCACTGTTGTAAACGGCTTCTCCGGAGAAGTTGAATATGGAAAGATCGCTTTGCTTGAAAAATTAACAGGCGTTAACAAAGTAACGATCGCTCATGAATACGAGCGTCCGGCTGCAATGCCTGAAATGAAATACAGTAAAGACTTAGTGGAAGCACGCGAGTCTTGGGATTTAGGCTATGACGGTGAAGGAATGATCGTAGGTATCATCGATACAGGGATCGATCCAAGTCACAGAGACATGATTCTAAGTGATGATACAGTTCCTGCTTTAACAGAAGGTTCTGTAGGTGATGCTGTTTCAGATCTTAACTTGCCAGGAAAGTATTACACAGAAAAAGTGCCTTATGGTTATAACTATATGGACGAAAATGAAGAAATTCTTGATTTAGGACCAGGCGCATCGATGCACGGAATGCACGTAGGGGGAACGGTTGGCGCAAATGGAGATGAAGAGAACGGCGGCTTAAAAGGCGTGGCTCCTGAGGCGCAGCTTTTAGCTCTGAAAGTTTTCGGAAACGATCCTGAAATGCCTTCTACATGGAGCGATATCTATGTGAAAGCAATTGATGATTCCATTCAATTAGGTGCAGATGTATTGAATATGAGCTTAGGCTCAACAGCATCATTCGTGCTGCCTGAAGATCCTGAGCAGCAAGCTATTGCAAGAGCAGTTGAAAACGGAGTGGTCATGTCTGTTTCTGCAGGTAACTCAGCTCATTTAGGAAACGGCTGGGCTAATCCTTATGCAAGCAATCCTGATGTAGGAGTAGTTGGATCTCCAGGTCTTTCTTATGATTCCCTGCAGGTTGCTTCCATTGAAAACTCAACAATTGATCTTGATGCGATGAAAGTTCAAGTAGACGGCGCTGATTTTGGAACAATTGGGTACCAAAAACAGGACGGACCGAAATTCCTTGATAAGTTCAAAGGTCAAAAGCTTGATATTGTGTATGTAGGAGATGGACAGTCTGCACAATATGAAGGAAAAGATGTAAAAGGTAAAGTTGTCTTTGCCGTTCGTACAGGGGGATATTTCTATGCAAATATCCAAAAAACAGCTGAAGCAACAAGGCGCTGCCGGTGTGATCATCCGCGGATTGCCTGCACATGGCGATTATGTGAGCATGGCTTTAGACAAACCTTCAATTCCATTGGTTTCTTTAAGCATTGCAGATGGTAA
- a CDS encoding cell wall-binding repeat-containing protein, with product MYLKKISLFMFMSVVFVFLQPSLSQASTLDFNSVQQKVSQKCRYNPQTEYGKFIPYQTGNCLLTNVALELEVPAEIVKAVATKESIDWQQFKNGEPILSGDGGIGIMQITVYPAADKENLKGNAIFNIYSGVKRLKDYLTFPVGSNQSAPLVQKDDPAAYLERWYFSALRYNGIKPENSPLAICEGNGERNSGAYQEELYELIKTDTGKGIQDINTKIALIDMKPADFTYTCKTSENITFNKTDFKLNAQMTETKHLFNKNDTLITFNEDAAEPKIRQGATGSSPVVKAGKGIAVKPTGEFVYDSSAGSSNHFVWYPVQVKDSQTKGYVASSYLKRILTRLEGASRYHTAAEISKEGWKQSDTVVLATGRDFPDALSGTPLAAKYHAPLLLVDGKSKTIQSKNNLPAKQEITRLGAEKVIILGGNGAIPLEVEGELRGLGLSVTRISGSNRFETSAKIAESLPSTTAIVATGRNFPDAISVAAYASKKGYPILLSEVDTIPEKIKKSLTTISKTVVIGGENAISAKVFNELKSKNAIRISGKNRYETSIQVAQQLKLGQNEIFTARGDQFPDALSGAVLASKNNASVLLVNDTSSKTLIDKYQAATILGGQGAVNADIEKEMINLLKN from the coding sequence GTGTATCTAAAAAAAATCTCCCTTTTCATGTTTATGTCAGTTGTTTTCGTTTTTCTGCAGCCGTCACTGTCACAGGCAAGCACCCTTGATTTTAATAGCGTGCAGCAAAAAGTCAGTCAGAAGTGCAGGTATAACCCGCAAACAGAATACGGGAAGTTCATTCCTTATCAAACAGGAAATTGTCTTTTGACGAATGTTGCCCTGGAGCTTGAAGTTCCTGCGGAAATTGTAAAAGCTGTTGCGACTAAAGAAAGCATCGACTGGCAGCAATTTAAAAACGGAGAACCTATTCTATCTGGCGATGGCGGTATAGGCATCATGCAGATTACGGTATACCCGGCAGCAGATAAAGAAAATTTGAAAGGGAATGCGATTTTTAATATCTACTCAGGGGTTAAGAGATTAAAAGACTACCTGACTTTTCCTGTCGGCTCCAATCAATCTGCACCTCTCGTGCAAAAGGACGATCCGGCTGCATATCTTGAAAGATGGTATTTCTCTGCCTTGCGGTACAACGGAATCAAACCCGAGAACAGTCCCCTCGCAATTTGTGAAGGGAATGGAGAAAGAAATTCTGGAGCTTATCAAGAAGAACTGTATGAACTGATTAAGACTGATACAGGCAAAGGGATACAGGATATCAATACTAAGATTGCTTTAATTGATATGAAGCCTGCAGATTTCACTTATACTTGTAAAACTAGTGAAAATATTACTTTCAATAAAACAGATTTTAAACTAAATGCTCAAATGACAGAAACAAAGCATCTTTTTAATAAAAACGATACTCTTATCACGTTTAATGAAGATGCCGCAGAGCCAAAAATTCGTCAGGGAGCAACTGGGTCTTCTCCTGTAGTTAAAGCAGGAAAAGGGATTGCTGTAAAACCCACTGGGGAATTTGTTTATGACAGCAGTGCCGGTTCATCCAACCACTTCGTCTGGTATCCAGTTCAGGTGAAAGATTCACAGACTAAAGGATATGTGGCATCCAGTTATTTAAAGCGTATTTTAACAAGATTGGAAGGCGCGAGCCGCTATCATACAGCTGCAGAAATCTCAAAAGAGGGCTGGAAGCAGTCTGATACAGTGGTTCTTGCGACTGGAAGAGATTTTCCCGATGCTTTATCAGGAACGCCTTTAGCTGCAAAATATCATGCACCTCTTCTGTTAGTAGACGGCAAATCTAAAACCATTCAATCAAAGAACAATCTTCCGGCTAAACAAGAAATTACAAGATTAGGAGCCGAAAAGGTCATTATTCTTGGCGGAAATGGAGCAATACCATTAGAAGTAGAAGGCGAACTTCGGGGATTAGGTTTATCAGTTACCCGTATTTCGGGATCTAATCGATTTGAAACTTCAGCTAAAATTGCAGAAAGCCTGCCTTCCACTACAGCAATTGTTGCCACAGGAAGAAATTTCCCTGATGCTATTTCTGTTGCGGCTTATGCATCTAAAAAAGGCTACCCAATTCTGCTTAGCGAAGTGGACACTATCCCTGAAAAGATTAAGAAGTCATTAACAACAATATCTAAGACAGTCGTAATCGGAGGGGAAAATGCCATATCAGCTAAAGTATTTAATGAGCTGAAAAGCAAAAATGCCATAAGAATCAGCGGGAAAAACCGATACGAAACAAGCATACAAGTTGCCCAGCAATTAAAACTGGGGCAAAACGAAATCTTCACAGCAAGAGGGGATCAATTCCCTGATGCTCTCTCGGGAGCGGTCCTCGCATCAAAGAATAATGCATCCGTTCTACTTGTAAATGATACATCATCAAAAACTTTAATCGACAAGTATCAAGCGGCTACTATTCTTGGCGGACAAGGAGCAGTAAATGCTGACATCGAGAAAGAAATGATCAATCTATTAAAAAATTAA
- a CDS encoding cell wall-binding repeat-containing protein — MKRITITMLSCLSLLMILLISQPEQAEAGTTSRIYGQDRYKTSVEVSKKTFPNGTTNVIIAVGNNFPDALAGGPLAYKLNAPILLTGKDAMPAAITNEITRLHAKNAYILGGESAVSAAVAGKLKAMGLTVQRISGSDRYETSVAIAKKLGSATKKAFIANGSNFPDSLSASAVAARQGSPILLVKKTGVPVSVKNYVNGFTKSYVIGGTGVIASGTASQLPYPERIAGANRYDTSAKVATKFASFSASRALLVSGKTYADALTGSIYAAKQNIPMLLTNQSTLPAEIGKLIDTKNVQTVTVIGGSSAISNSVLTSIYFPVDKLIETAKSLQGVPYKYGGTTTSGFDCSGYTQYVFDKHGVDLPRTTVDQWNEATVVAVPEKGDLVFFETYKAGPSHVGIFIGNNEFIHASSSKGVTISKMDNVYFEPRYLGVKSVIN; from the coding sequence ATGAAGCGAATAACTATTACAATGTTGAGCTGTCTCAGTCTTTTGATGATTCTTTTGATCTCTCAGCCGGAACAGGCAGAAGCAGGGACAACAAGCAGAATCTATGGTCAGGATCGTTATAAAACGTCAGTAGAGGTTTCAAAGAAGACCTTCCCGAACGGTACAACCAATGTCATTATTGCAGTAGGTAACAACTTCCCTGATGCTTTAGCAGGAGGACCGCTTGCTTACAAGCTTAATGCGCCAATCCTTCTAACGGGGAAAGATGCAATGCCTGCAGCAATTACTAATGAAATAACAAGATTACATGCTAAAAATGCATACATACTCGGCGGTGAAAGTGCTGTTTCTGCAGCAGTAGCCGGCAAACTCAAAGCAATGGGCCTGACTGTACAGCGTATATCCGGCTCCGATCGCTACGAAACATCTGTAGCCATTGCAAAAAAATTAGGATCTGCAACTAAAAAAGCATTCATTGCAAACGGAAGCAATTTTCCAGATAGTCTTTCAGCATCTGCGGTTGCTGCGAGGCAGGGCTCACCCATCCTGCTGGTAAAGAAAACAGGCGTTCCAGTATCAGTGAAAAACTATGTAAATGGTTTTACTAAATCATATGTAATCGGCGGAACAGGGGTTATTGCATCGGGCACAGCGTCCCAGCTTCCGTACCCTGAACGAATTGCAGGAGCGAACCGCTATGACACATCAGCAAAGGTAGCCACTAAGTTTGCAAGCTTCTCTGCTTCTCGTGCCTTACTTGTGTCTGGTAAGACGTATGCTGATGCATTAACAGGTTCTATCTATGCAGCAAAGCAAAACATTCCAATGCTTCTGACAAATCAATCAACCCTTCCAGCTGAAATTGGAAAATTAATCGATACTAAAAATGTACAGACCGTCACCGTGATCGGCGGATCGAGTGCAATCAGCAACAGTGTGCTTACCTCGATTTATTTTCCAGTAGACAAGCTTATTGAAACGGCAAAATCCCTGCAAGGCGTGCCTTACAAATACGGCGGCACAACAACATCAGGGTTTGACTGCAGCGGGTATACACAATATGTTTTTGACAAGCATGGAGTGGATCTTCCAAGAACTACGGTTGATCAATGGAATGAGGCAACAGTAGTAGCCGTTCCGGAAAAAGGCGATCTTGTATTCTTTGAAACGTATAAAGCAGGCCCGTCTCATGTAGGAATATTCATCGGCAATAATGAGTTTATTCATGCAAGTTCTTCAAAAGGCGTAACGATTTCCAAAATGGATAACGTATACTTTGAACCGCGTTACTTAGGTGTAAAAAGTGTAATTAATTAA